The window ACCTGACCGGCGGCGTCATCGAGGACAACACGGCCACCGTGAATGGGGGGGGCTTGATCCTGCTCAGCGACGGGGCCAATCACATTGGCGGCACGGCGCGGATCAGTGGGAACACGGCCACGAATGCCGGGGGCGGCGTATACGTCACCGGCGCGAGCCGCCTGACCATGGACGGCGGCAGCATCAACGGAAATAAAGTGACTGGCACCACGGATGGCGGCGGGGGCGTCCGGGTGTCTGGAAGTTCGGCCTTTACGCTGGCCGGCGGAAAGATCAGCGGAAATACGGCTGTGAAGACCGGCGGGGGCGTCACCCTGGGCGGCCAGATGGTCATGACTGGCGGAAGCATCACTGGGAACACCGTGACCAACCGCACCAGCGGTCAGGATCTGGGCGGCGGTGGCGGCGGCGTGCGTATGTATGCGGGCAGCAGCCTGACGGCCAGTGGCGGCACGATCAGCAACAACACCGCGTGGTATGGGGGCGGCGTGGAGACCGGCGGCGCTTTCCAGACTTCCCCTGCTGCCACCTTCGTCCTGTCAGGTGGAACCGTCAGCAGCAACCATGCGGACGGCAACGTGGGCGGCGGCTTCTTCAACGGCGGAGTCCTGACGGTGCAGACCGGCAGCGTGACCGGCAACTCGGCCAGTGCGGGTGGGGGCGTGTTCAACATCAAGGGCGCCACCTACGCCCAGACCGGCGGCACCGTAACGGGCAACACGCCGGACGACGTGGTCAACGGGCAGTGAACCTCACGTGGGGCGGTGCTCTTGGGGAGCTTCGTTCCGCCGCATGCTTCTCAAGATAGGAGGAATGAGATGAAGGGAACGATCATTCGGATGGGTGCGGCTGTGGCGGTCATGGTCGCGCTGGGGGCGTGTGGGCAACTGGCGCGGCTCAGCCCACCGCAGTCCATGGACGACATGACCCTGCCGCTGCATGACAGCGCCGGCTCTTCGGGGAAGGTGTTGTACCAGGATGTCGTGGCGGCCCACACGGCGGGTAGGCCGGAATTGCCCGTGGGCTACCGTGTGTCCGGGGACGTGACCTACCACCGGGCCGGTGGAACCCTTGAGAAGGTGAACGTGTACGCACGCACTAGCCTGGAGAACCTGCCGGGAAGCTGCATGCGCGAGCAACCGGGCATGGTGACGTGCGACGTGGGAAGCGAAGCCGGGCAGAGGGTGGGCAGCATGACCCTGAGGCCGGACGTAGGGGTACCGTTCTCGCTCAGCGGGTCGGCGATCACGGCGGCCGTCAAGGAGGGCACCGTGTACTACGGCATTGAGGTGATGCAGGGGCAGGCGCGGAGTGGGGAATCACTGAAAATCACGAACACGCTGCTGCACACGAAGTGAAGGGCGCGGGGCGAACACGAGGAAGTGTTCGCCCCGTCGCTCACCCGTGGGCTTACTTCAGCGTTTTGCTCACGTAGCCGTTGGTGTAGTAGTCGGTGGCTTTGGCGCTGGCCGGGAGGCTGCCCTGCTTGATCAGGGCGGCCACGGCTTTCGTCCACGCGGCGGGACTGCTGGAGCCGATGCCGTTTTGCTGTGTCCAGGTGCTGGTCATGAGTGGGGTGCTGGCCTTCAGGACGTCCAGGGTGCCGCCCTGCGTGCCAAACACGGGCTGCGCGAGCTTGAAGGCGCGGGCAGGATCGGCGATGGTGAATTTCAGCCCGCGCTGGCTGGCGCGCACGACCTTGCTGGCGAGGTCGCCCGTCAGGCTTTTCGCGCTGCCGATCAGGCCGGAGCCGACCATGGGGTACGCGCCGCTGATGTCCAGGGTGTACACCTTCTTCCCGCTGGCCTTGGCGAGATTCAGGACGTCGTTGTTGATGAATCCGACGGCAGCGTCTACCCGTCCGGCGCGCACGGCATCCACCTGCGTGAAGCCGACAGTGGCGAGCTTCAGATCCTGGCCGTCCTTGAGGTTTGCGTCGTCCAGCAGCGCCTGGAGGGCGTTGTACGAACTGCCGAAGGGGCCGGGAATGCCGATGGTCTTGCCTTTCAGGGCGGCGACGCTGGCCAGGGGACTGAGGCTGAACACCGTGACAGGATTTTTCTGGTACATGGTCATCACGTACTTCACGTCCGCACCCTGGTTCTTCGCGAAGATGGCGTCCTCGGGGTCGCCGACCACGAAGTCCAGCTTGCCCTGAAGCAGCAGCGGCATGAGTTCGTTGATGAACCCGTGCTGATAGTGCACGCTCAGGCCCTCGGCGGCGAAGTACCCGAGTTTGTCGGCCACGTAGAACGGCGTGAACTGCACGTTCGGGAAGTACCCGAGCCCGATGGTGACGGTGCGCGTCTGGGCACCGGCAGTGCCGAGCGTGAACACGGTCAGGGTGGCCAGGACGGCGCGCTTCATACCGCGAGTATACGGGCGGTTCCTGACGCTTCCTTAACCGGGGGTGCAACGCCGTGCGGAACAGAGGCCACAAATGGTGGGAGTGGTAGACTCCGGGGCACGCCCGCGTGCCGTGGCCCTGCGGGGACGGCCGAGCGGAGCAAAGGAGCACATCAGATGACCCAGAACGACGACACGCGCCAGGCCGAGCAGACGCCGGAAGAACTGCGCGAGATCATTCCCCAGCTTCAGGGCGAACCCGACGAGGACGCCGTGCTGGATGAACAGGAAGCCCAGGCCGAGGTCGGCACTGAGGGCCTGAGCGCC of the Deinococcus sp. KSM4-11 genome contains:
- a CDS encoding ABC transporter substrate-binding protein encodes the protein MKRAVLATLTVFTLGTAGAQTRTVTIGLGYFPNVQFTPFYVADKLGYFAAEGLSVHYQHGFINELMPLLLQGKLDFVVGDPEDAIFAKNQGADVKYVMTMYQKNPVTVFSLSPLASVAALKGKTIGIPGPFGSSYNALQALLDDANLKDGQDLKLATVGFTQVDAVRAGRVDAAVGFINNDVLNLAKASGKKVYTLDISGAYPMVGSGLIGSAKSLTGDLASKVVRASQRGLKFTIADPARAFKLAQPVFGTQGGTLDVLKASTPLMTSTWTQQNGIGSSSPAAWTKAVAALIKQGSLPASAKATDYYTNGYVSKTLK